The Anguilla anguilla isolate fAngAng1 chromosome 19, fAngAng1.pri, whole genome shotgun sequence genome has a segment encoding these proteins:
- the LOC118218739 gene encoding probable G protein-coupled receptor 85 — MIPPPPSMANYSHAAEHSFLQTVSPLATFLKLTSLGFIIGVGVVGNLLISILLVKDRSLHRTPYYFLLDLCASDVLRSAVCFPFVFTSVKNGSAWTYGALTCKVIAFLGVLSCFHTAFMLFCVSVTRYLAIAHHRFYTKRLTFWTCLAVICMVWTLSVAMAFPPVLDVGTYSFIREEDQCTFQHRSFRANDSLGFMLLLALILLATQLVYLKLIFFVHDRRKMKPVQFVPAVSQNWTFHGPGASGQAAANWLAGFGRGPTPPTLLGIRQNTNAAGRRRLLVLDEFKTEKRISRMFYAVTFFFLALWGPYLVACYWRVFARGPVVPAGYLTAAVWMSFAQAGVNPFICIFSNRELRRCFSATLLYCRKSRLPREPYCVI; from the coding sequence AtgattcctcctcctccatctatGGCGAACTACAGCCATGCGGCCGAGCACAGCTTCCTGCAGACCGTCTCCCCACTGGCCACCTTCCTCAAGCTGACCTCCCTGGGATTCATCATCGGCGTGGGCGTGGTGGGCAACCTGCTCATCTCCATCCTGCTGGTGAAGGACCGCAGCCTGCACCGCACGCCGTACTACTTCCTGCTGGACCTGTGCGCCTCGGACGTCCTCCGCTCGGCCGTCTGCTTCCCCTTCGTCTTCACCTCCGTCAAGAACGGCTCGGCCTGGACGTACGGCGCGCTCACCTGCAAGGTGATCGCCTTCCTGGGCGTGCTCTCCTGCTTCCACACCGCCTTCATGCTCTTCTGCGTCAGCGTCACGCGCTACCTGGCCATCGCGCACCACCGCTTCTACACCAAGCGGCTCACCTTCTGGACCTGCCTGGCCGTCATCTGCATGGTGTGGACGCTGTCCGTGGCCATGGCGTTCCCGCCGGTGCTGGACGTGGGGACGTACTCCTTCATCCGGGAGGAGGACCAGTGCACGTTCCAGCACCGCTCCTTCAGGGCCAACGACTCGCTGGGCTTCATGCTGCTGCTGGCCCTCATCCTCCTCGCCACGCAGCTCGTCTACCTCAAGCTCATCTTCTTCGTCCACGACCGGCGGAAGATGAAGCCGGTGCAGTTCGTGCCGGCCGTCAGCCAGAACTGGACCTTCCACGGGCCCGGGGCCAGCGGCCAGGCGGCCGCCAACTGGCTGGCGGGTTTCGGCAGGggccccaccccgcccaccctgCTGGGGATCCGGCAGAACACCAAcgcggcggggcggcggcgcCTGCTGGTGCTGGACGAGTTCAAAACGGAAAAGAGGATAAGCAGGATGTTCTACGCCGTCACCTTCTTCTTCCTGGCGCTGTGGGGGCCCTACCTGGTGGCCTGCTACTGGAGGGTGTTCGCCAGGGGCCCCGTGGTGCCCGCCGGGTACCTGACTGCAGCCGTCTGGATGAGCTTCGCCCAGGCCGGGGTCAACCCCTTCATCTGCATCTTCTCCAACCGGGAGCTGAGGCGCTGCTTCAGCGCCACCTTGCTTTACTGCAGGAAGTCCCGGTTGCCTAGGGAACCCTACTGCGTTATATGA
- the LOC118218723 gene encoding small integral membrane protein 30-like: MASCTEFSGIFAILCTVFLSLLPPVEAFDGGDAVALLLGMTISVVGFCACLGWYARRTNGQL; encoded by the coding sequence ATGGCTTCCTGCACTGAGTTCTCCGGCATTTTTGCGATATTGTGTACTGTCTTTTTGTCACTGCTACCACCTGTTGAGGCGTTTGACGGCGGAGATGCGGTCGCACTGCTGCTCGGGATGACGATCTCAGTAGTGGGGTTCTGCGCCTGTCTAGGGTGGTATGCGCGAAGGACCAACGGACAGCTCTAA
- the srr gene encoding phenylserine dehydratase isoform X1, translated as MEDTAVDLITLQMLQAAQATVRASPLGVINTPMIPGSQTTLPLNTACDIHIKMENLQRTGSFKIRGVANQFARRPAGGRFVTMSAGNYGKSFAYATKHYGTQGKVVMPETAPPSRSVLIQSFGVEVERVPTSRLVEVVNRCVRQENMTFLHPHDDVDLIAGHASVGLEILEAVPNPDVVVVCCGGGGLLAGVAAAVKLSGCENARVYGVEPTGACTMFRSFAEGRPVEMDAKSIAAGLAPPSAGNRRAGPALRRSPAVRPVPAVRRGDRAGQRRGDRIRRVHAVPLRLPGGTLRSRGLRRRRQRQDPRHRREDRGAHPERRKHRQGRAGPLPRLSQRPRKPPNTEVPANNLTLQSLQTL; from the exons GGAGTCAAACTACATTGCCACTGAACACCGCATGCGATATCCATATCAAAATGGAAAACCTGCAAAGGACTg GCTCTTTTAAGATAAGAGGAGTAGCCAATCAGTTTGCAAGGAGACCTGCAGGGGGCCGCTTTGTCACCATGTCCGCAGGGAACTATGGGAAGTCATTTGCATATGCGACGAAACACTATGGAACTCAGGGCAAAGTCGTGATGCCAGAAACGGCCCCTCCATCGAGGTCCGTGCTGATACAG AGTTTTGGGGTCGAGGTTGAGCGCGTGCCAACGTCCCgcctggtggaggtggtgaACCGGTGTGTTCGGCAGGAGAACATGACGTTCCTGCACCCCCACGATGACGTCGACCTGATCGCTGGCCACGCGAG CGTTGGCCTTGAGATCTTGGAGGCGGTGCCGAACCCGGACGTGGTGGTGGTCtgctgcgggggagggggtctaCTGGCGGGGGTCGCTGCTGCCGTCAAACTCTCCGGCTGCGAGAACGCGCGGGTCTACGGGGTGGAGCCCACGGGGG CTTGCACCATGTTCAGGAGCTTCGCCGAGGGGCGGCCCGTCGAGATGGACGCCAAGAGCATCGCCGCCGgactggccccgccctccgcaGGTAACCGCcgcgctggccccgccctccgcaG gtcGCCTGCCGTACGCCCTGTGCCGGCGGTACGTAGAGGAGATCGTGCTGGTCAGCGACGAGGAGATCGAATCCGCCGTGTCCACGCTGTACCGCTCCGGCTTCCTGGTGGAACCCTCCGGAGCCGCGGCCTTCGCCGCCGTCGCCAACGACAGGATCCCCGACATCGCCGGGAAGACCGTGGTGCTCATCCTGAGCGGCGGAAACATCGGCAAGGACGAGCTGGCCCACTTCCCCGACTGAGTCAGCGTCCCCGCAAACCACCTAACACTGAAGTCCCCGCAAACAACCTAACACTACAGTCCCTGCAAACCCTCTAA